The Blastocatellia bacterium genome includes a window with the following:
- a CDS encoding DUF2225 domain-containing protein → MMRLVCLLSFLFIMTFGAQATLAQQEVLTINVVDIKEQTRPGVTLKCKEGCPATTSDPNGTAVLKLMPENLQAGIAELQVVKRSTGIAWVLISPWDGKWPIAKRSLTVVVARHGDRVLLSNGKALEAIAARVLKEMTPKADRQISDEDRKLVLKQQAEAVGLKPEEVDQAIREWGKKATDPYQQGLAALYEKNLPKAEQLLTQSYQSRKTAFQDTAFFLGQALYEQGKYSEAVDKFQEVSVLKRDEPVVLRWLGNSLLDAGRYGEAGPVYQRTLDISEKVFGKEDPRTAIALNNLAEFYRMQRRFNEAEPLFVRALDILEKTGGKDDFLTAVTLNNLALLYRDQSRYNDAEPLFKRSLDIREKTRGKEHPSTATGLRNLGDLYVAQGRYGEAEPLLKYALDIDEKRLGKEHPDTALSLNFLAALYYEQGRYSEAEPLYKRALAINEKVLGKDHPDTAIDLYKLAELYRLQGRYSEAEPLYKRALDIFERSLGSEHPNVATTLENYAKLLRKTGREEEAAKVESRAKAIREKAQQQRTN, encoded by the coding sequence ATGATGCGCCTCGTTTGTCTCTTGAGTTTTCTTTTCATCATGACCTTTGGCGCACAGGCGACGCTCGCTCAACAGGAGGTTCTGACTATCAATGTCGTTGACATCAAGGAACAGACGCGTCCAGGGGTGACGCTCAAGTGCAAAGAAGGCTGTCCGGCGACGACCAGCGACCCCAATGGCACGGCGGTGTTGAAGCTGATGCCGGAGAATCTGCAAGCCGGGATCGCCGAGTTACAGGTGGTCAAGCGCAGCACGGGCATTGCCTGGGTGTTGATCAGTCCGTGGGATGGCAAGTGGCCGATTGCCAAGCGCAGCCTTACCGTCGTCGTGGCGCGGCATGGCGACCGGGTGCTTCTGAGCAATGGCAAGGCCCTGGAAGCGATAGCGGCGCGTGTGCTGAAGGAAATGACGCCGAAGGCAGATCGGCAAATCTCTGACGAAGATCGCAAGCTGGTATTGAAGCAGCAAGCCGAAGCGGTCGGGTTGAAGCCTGAAGAAGTCGATCAAGCCATCCGCGAATGGGGGAAGAAGGCCACAGACCCGTATCAGCAAGGGCTGGCCGCGCTCTATGAAAAGAACCTCCCGAAAGCCGAGCAGCTACTAACACAATCCTATCAGTCGCGGAAAACGGCTTTTCAAGATACTGCGTTCTTTCTCGGCCAAGCCCTTTATGAACAGGGCAAGTACAGCGAAGCGGTTGACAAGTTTCAAGAAGTTTCCGTGCTCAAGCGAGATGAGCCAGTCGTTCTACGCTGGCTCGGAAACAGTTTGCTTGACGCGGGGCGCTACGGTGAGGCCGGACCGGTCTACCAGCGCACTCTCGACATCAGTGAGAAGGTGTTCGGCAAGGAGGACCCCCGCACCGCCATTGCTCTCAACAACTTGGCTGAATTCTATAGGATGCAAAGGCGTTTCAATGAGGCTGAGCCGCTTTTCGTGCGCGCTCTCGATATCCTCGAGAAGACGGGCGGCAAGGATGATTTCCTTACCGCTGTCACTCTCAACAATCTCGCTCTGCTTTATAGAGACCAGTCCCGCTATAATGACGCGGAGCCGCTATTCAAGCGCTCGCTCGACATCCGTGAGAAGACACGCGGCAAGGAGCATCCCTCGACTGCCACTGGGTTACGTAACCTCGGCGATTTATATGTAGCGCAGGGCCGCTATGGCGAAGCTGAGCCGCTATTGAAGTATGCCCTCGACATCGATGAAAAGAGGTTGGGCAAAGAGCATCCCGACACCGCCCTAAGTCTCAACTTTCTCGCCGCGCTCTATTATGAGCAAGGTCGCTACAGCGAAGCCGAGCCGCTTTACAAGCGCGCCCTCGCTATCAATGAAAAGGTGTTGGGCAAAGACCATCCCGACACCGCCATCGATCTTTACAAGCTTGCCGAACTATATAGATTGCAGGGGCGCTACAGCGAGGCCGAGCCGCTCTACAAACGCGCCCTCGACATCTTCGAGAGATCGCTTGGTAGTGAACATCCGAATGTGGCAACGACTTTAGAAAATTATGCCAAGCTACTACGAAAGACCGGTCGGGAAGAAGAGGCGGCGAAGGTGGAGAGCCGCGCCAAAGCGATTCGCGAGAAGGCGCAGCAGCAGCGGACGAACTAG
- a CDS encoding tetratricopeptide repeat protein, with amino-acid sequence MWNAVIVSLLLVAGVRPSPATMEEGYLELYVKSPTGSPVRNLAVTCREQCATSPSDYRGKVRLKLPLQIHSNDWVTLSIVRRGRGVEWVLISPWDDRVNIPSFTNRPANVTSVVVVRKGDKTVLQTGVVLQSLAKRCVERVPSSDRGVITDEERKLVLNQQAEAVGLTPVQVDRAIRAWGRRATDPHDRGVAALYEQRFPEAEALLRQSKQMRKEAAQKAIAEWADGDFFLGQALYQQGKYAEAVAEFQETASLKPDDVEVLGWLGRSLTQAGRYGEAEPLLQRALAMTEKAKGKDHPDTATMRNNLAALYKNQGRYGEAELLVQQAIDAVERAFGGKHLYIAADLGLLAGLYKARGRYADAELLFKRAMEINEKELGKTHPLTATSYDNLATLYKVQGRYGEAEQMCKRALDIYEQKLGEDHPDTATCLNNLAGIYKDQGRDTEAEQLYQRAVVATEKVLGKTHPSTATSYDNLAALYQAQGRYDEAERLCKRALDIYEKALGDHHPDTAICMSNLANIYTDQGRYAEAEPLCKRALAIEEEVLGKDHAATTASLNTLARLYLAQDRYGEAEPLFKRALDIREKALGKDHPDLAVSLNDLASLYEAQGRYGEAEPLYRHALDVTEKALGKSQPATATLLDNLAMLYFTQQRYGEAEPLCRRALEIREKALGEQYPDTATSLGTLALIYTAQNRYEEAEPLFKRALDITEKVKGKDHPAVATNLNSLAELFKAQGRYGNVEPLYKRAIDIVEKTLGQDHFRLVGHLRGLASLYRLQRRFDEAEPLFKRAIAIAEKNIGQDNSLIADILNSFVLLYYDQKRYAEAEPLGRRAVAIAEKADGKDDPHTAAPLASLALVYKGLKRYSEAEPLYKRALAIKEKELGKDHPNVATLLNNLAVFYEEQERHAEAEPLFKRALAIYEKTLGDDHPLTANTLDNLGMLYARQERYGEAEPLLRRALAARERVFGRDHWSVAVVLQNYAFVLRKMNREEEAARLEDRAKAIREKARPQ; translated from the coding sequence ATGTGGAACGCGGTGATCGTTTCATTGCTGCTCGTCGCCGGCGTCCGGCCATCGCCGGCGACGATGGAAGAGGGCTACCTCGAGCTGTATGTGAAAAGCCCGACCGGCTCGCCGGTCAGAAATCTCGCCGTCACTTGCCGCGAGCAGTGCGCTACGTCGCCGAGCGATTATCGCGGTAAAGTGCGGCTCAAACTGCCGCTGCAAATCCACTCCAATGACTGGGTGACGCTGAGCATTGTCAGGCGCGGGCGTGGCGTCGAATGGGTATTGATCAGCCCGTGGGATGATCGGGTCAACATCCCTTCGTTCACCAACCGACCCGCGAACGTGACCTCAGTGGTCGTCGTGCGCAAAGGTGACAAAACGGTTCTGCAAACCGGCGTGGTCTTGCAGTCGTTGGCGAAACGGTGTGTCGAGCGGGTGCCGTCCTCGGACAGAGGGGTGATTACGGATGAGGAGCGCAAGCTGGTACTGAATCAGCAGGCCGAGGCGGTCGGGTTAACGCCCGTGCAGGTCGATCGGGCCATCCGCGCCTGGGGCAGAAGGGCCACAGACCCGCATGACCGCGGCGTCGCCGCACTCTATGAGCAGCGGTTCCCAGAGGCTGAGGCGCTGCTGCGGCAGTCGAAGCAGATGCGGAAGGAAGCGGCGCAGAAAGCCATTGCCGAGTGGGCGGATGGCGACTTCTTCCTCGGGCAGGCGCTTTATCAGCAGGGCAAGTACGCCGAAGCGGTCGCCGAGTTTCAAGAGACCGCCTCATTAAAGCCGGACGATGTAGAAGTGTTGGGCTGGCTGGGGAGGAGCCTGACTCAGGCGGGCCGCTACGGCGAGGCCGAGCCTTTGCTACAACGCGCCTTGGCCATGACTGAAAAGGCGAAGGGAAAAGATCACCCCGACACCGCCACCATGCGCAACAATCTTGCCGCGCTCTATAAAAACCAGGGGCGTTATGGCGAAGCCGAGCTGCTGGTGCAGCAGGCCATCGACGCGGTCGAGCGGGCATTCGGTGGAAAGCATCTGTACATCGCTGCCGACCTCGGCCTACTGGCCGGCCTATACAAGGCGCGGGGGCGTTACGCCGACGCCGAATTGCTTTTCAAGCGCGCCATGGAAATCAATGAGAAGGAGCTGGGCAAAACGCACCCATTGACGGCGACCAGCTATGATAATCTGGCGACGCTCTACAAGGTGCAGGGGCGCTATGGCGAAGCCGAGCAGATGTGCAAGCGCGCCCTTGATATTTACGAGCAGAAGCTAGGCGAAGACCATCCCGATACGGCGACCTGCCTGAACAATCTGGCCGGCATCTACAAAGACCAGGGGCGCGACACCGAGGCCGAGCAGCTCTACCAGCGCGCGGTCGTCGCAACGGAGAAAGTCCTGGGCAAAACGCACCCATCGACGGCGACCAGCTATGATAACCTGGCGGCGCTCTATCAGGCGCAGGGGCGCTATGACGAAGCCGAGCGGCTGTGCAAGCGCGCCCTCGACATCTACGAGAAGGCGCTCGGCGACCATCATCCCGACACGGCGATCTGCATGAGCAACCTTGCCAACATCTACACAGACCAGGGGCGCTACGCCGAAGCCGAGCCGCTCTGCAAGCGCGCCCTCGCGATCGAGGAGGAGGTGCTGGGCAAAGACCACGCTGCGACGACCGCCAGCCTTAACACCCTTGCACGGCTCTACTTGGCTCAGGACCGCTACGGCGAGGCCGAGCCGCTGTTCAAACGCGCCCTCGACATCCGCGAGAAGGCGCTCGGCAAGGATCACCCCGACCTCGCCGTCAGTCTGAACGACCTGGCGTCGCTCTATGAAGCGCAGGGGCGCTATGGCGAGGCCGAGCCGCTTTACCGACACGCGCTCGACGTCACTGAAAAGGCACTGGGCAAAAGCCAGCCCGCCACGGCGACTCTGCTCGATAACCTGGCCATGCTCTATTTCACGCAACAACGCTATGGCGAGGCCGAGCCGCTTTGCCGGCGGGCGCTTGAGATTCGGGAGAAGGCACTCGGCGAGCAGTATCCCGACACCGCCACCAGTCTCGGCACTCTCGCCCTGATCTACACGGCGCAGAACCGGTATGAAGAGGCCGAGCCGCTGTTCAAACGCGCCCTCGACATTACCGAGAAGGTTAAGGGCAAAGACCACCCTGCCGTCGCCACCAATCTCAACTCCCTGGCCGAGCTTTTTAAAGCGCAGGGGCGTTATGGGAACGTCGAGCCGCTTTATAAGCGCGCCATCGACATCGTAGAGAAGACGCTTGGCCAAGACCATTTCCGTCTCGTCGGCCATCTCAGAGGTCTCGCCTCGCTGTACCGACTGCAAAGGCGCTTCGACGAAGCTGAGCCACTATTCAAGCGCGCCATCGCCATCGCCGAGAAGAACATCGGCCAGGACAACTCGCTGATCGCCGACATCCTTAACAGCTTCGTGCTGCTCTATTACGACCAGAAGCGTTATGCCGAGGCCGAGCCACTCGGTCGGCGCGCCGTCGCCATCGCCGAGAAGGCCGATGGCAAGGACGATCCCCACACGGCTGCCCCGCTGGCCAGCCTCGCACTGGTCTACAAAGGGCTGAAGCGCTACAGCGAGGCCGAGCCGCTCTACAAACGCGCGCTGGCGATCAAAGAGAAGGAACTCGGCAAAGACCATCCCAACGTCGCTACCCTCCTGAACAACCTAGCGGTGTTCTATGAGGAGCAGGAGCGCCACGCCGAGGCCGAGCCACTATTCAAGCGCGCGCTCGCCATTTATGAAAAGACGCTGGGCGATGACCACCCGCTCACCGCCAATACGCTTGACAATCTCGGCATGCTCTACGCCCGGCAAGAGCGGTACGGCGAGGCCGAGCCCCTCCTGCGGCGTGCCCTCGCCGCACGTGAAAGGGTGTTCGGTAGGGACCATTGGAGCGTCGCGGTGGTTTTACAGAACTACGCCTTTGTCCTGCGAAAGATGAATCGAGAAGAAGAGGCGGCGAGGCTGGAAGACCGCGCGAAAGCGATTCGCGAGAAGGCCAGGCCGCAGTAG
- a CDS encoding ABC transporter ATP-binding protein: protein MSEAIKYAVEMRGITKRFGEVVANRNLNIAVRDGSIHAIIGENGAGKSTAMNILYGFYNPDEGETLIDGQPRAIRTPSDAIALGLGMVHQHFMLVEPLSVTENIILGAEPTAGVAIDYKRARQRVREISEQYGLRIDPDARVGSLSVGQQQRVEILKTLYRGARILILDEPTAVLTPQEVGEMFAILRGLREQGKTIIIITHKLQEVLALSDNITVMRDGEVVGNLPTAEASAEGLARLMVGREVLLRVKKDEARPRDVVLSVKNLTLRNADGGTALGALSFEVRAGETLGIAGVEGNGQTELIEILAGLRASTSGQVLFDGQQINALDPRERKRHGIAHIPEDRHRRGLLLSFDLASNSILGVHADAPISGAVLLNQKVINDRAARMVKEFDVRPPNIALPAGALSGGNQQKLIVAREFDIKPKLLLVSQPTRGVDIGATEFIHRKLIELRDAGCAVLLVSAELEEVLSLSDRVIVVYEGRIVGEVDPKTVGEEEIGMMMTGGQMRRGDAGTREHGERTQPE, encoded by the coding sequence ATGAGCGAAGCCATCAAGTACGCCGTCGAGATGCGCGGCATCACCAAACGGTTTGGTGAGGTCGTCGCCAATCGCAATCTCAACATCGCCGTGCGCGACGGCTCGATTCACGCCATCATCGGCGAGAACGGCGCCGGCAAGTCTACGGCGATGAATATTCTGTATGGCTTCTATAATCCCGACGAAGGCGAAACCCTCATTGACGGCCAGCCGCGCGCCATTCGCACACCGTCGGATGCCATCGCCCTCGGACTCGGCATGGTGCACCAGCACTTCATGCTCGTCGAGCCCTTGAGCGTCACTGAAAACATCATTCTTGGGGCCGAGCCGACCGCCGGTGTGGCGATTGATTATAAGCGCGCCCGGCAGCGTGTCCGCGAAATCTCAGAGCAGTATGGCCTGCGCATTGATCCCGACGCGCGCGTCGGCTCGCTGTCGGTTGGCCAGCAGCAGCGCGTCGAAATCCTTAAGACCCTTTACCGCGGCGCGCGCATCCTGATCCTTGACGAGCCGACGGCGGTGCTGACGCCGCAAGAGGTCGGCGAGATGTTCGCCATCCTGCGCGGCCTGCGCGAGCAGGGCAAGACGATCATCATCATCACCCACAAGCTTCAGGAAGTGCTGGCGCTTTCAGACAACATCACGGTGATGCGCGACGGTGAAGTTGTCGGCAATCTGCCGACTGCGGAAGCCAGCGCCGAAGGGTTGGCGCGCCTGATGGTTGGACGCGAAGTGCTGCTGCGCGTCAAGAAGGACGAAGCCCGCCCGCGCGATGTCGTGCTCAGTGTAAAGAACCTCACATTGAGAAATGCTGACGGCGGCACGGCGCTCGGAGCCCTGTCGTTTGAGGTGCGCGCCGGAGAAACGCTCGGCATTGCCGGTGTCGAAGGCAACGGCCAGACGGAGCTGATTGAGATACTCGCCGGTCTTCGTGCGTCAACCAGCGGTCAGGTGCTGTTCGATGGTCAACAGATCAACGCGCTCGACCCGCGCGAGCGCAAGCGGCACGGCATCGCTCATATCCCTGAAGACCGCCACCGGCGCGGCTTGCTGTTGTCGTTCGATCTGGCAAGCAATTCGATTCTGGGGGTTCACGCCGACGCGCCGATTTCTGGTGCTGTGTTGTTAAACCAAAAAGTCATCAATGACCGCGCCGCCCGCATGGTGAAAGAATTCGACGTGCGCCCGCCGAACATCGCGCTGCCCGCGGGCGCGTTGTCGGGCGGCAATCAGCAGAAGCTCATCGTCGCGCGCGAGTTCGACATCAAGCCGAAGCTGCTGCTGGTCTCGCAGCCGACGCGTGGCGTTGACATCGGCGCGACGGAGTTCATTCACCGCAAGCTCATTGAATTGCGCGATGCGGGCTGCGCCGTGCTGCTGGTCTCAGCCGAGCTTGAGGAAGTCCTGAGCCTGAGCGACCGAGTCATCGTCGTCTACGAGGGCCGCATTGTCGGCGAGGTTGATCCGAAGACGGTCGGCGAGGAAGAGATCGGCATGATGATGACCGGCGGCCAGATGCGACGCGGAGACGCGGGGACGCGGGAACACGGGGAAAGAACGCAACCAGAATAA
- a CDS encoding ABC transporter permease, giving the protein MKKLFQELLFPLIAVVAAFLVGGIIVWLVGDSPLLVYELFFSSVFGSTDGIAYTLFNATPLIFTGLAVAVAFKCGLLNIGAEGQLTAAAFATAWVGLMLPTWPAWIVVMLAALAAIAVGGIWGGIPGLLKARFGAHEVITTIMMNFIAVAIVSYLTQYHYRRQGDPILETLPIAEIKDGALVGPHIPRMHALLAPLGINFPERLPLNLAFFLAILACVLVYVFLWKTKWGYELRAVGINPSAAEYGGISVARNTILAMALSGMLAGMVGINEVLGYRYRYYDGFSAGLGFTGIAVALLGRNHPVGVFFAALLFGALDRSKLFIDIFTDKISKDWVVILQAIIILFVACEAVFRGGARRLMRGKV; this is encoded by the coding sequence ATGAAGAAACTCTTTCAAGAACTGCTCTTCCCGCTCATCGCCGTCGTCGCGGCGTTTTTGGTCGGCGGCATTATCGTCTGGCTGGTCGGCGATAGCCCGCTGCTGGTTTATGAGTTGTTCTTTTCGAGCGTTTTCGGCTCGACAGACGGCATCGCTTATACCTTATTCAACGCAACGCCGCTTATCTTCACAGGGCTGGCGGTGGCGGTTGCCTTCAAGTGCGGGCTGCTCAACATTGGCGCCGAAGGCCAACTGACGGCGGCGGCCTTCGCTACCGCATGGGTTGGCTTGATGCTGCCGACCTGGCCGGCCTGGATCGTCGTGATGCTGGCGGCGCTTGCGGCCATCGCCGTAGGCGGCATCTGGGGCGGCATCCCCGGCCTGCTCAAAGCGCGCTTCGGGGCTCACGAAGTCATCACCACCATCATGATGAACTTCATCGCGGTGGCGATTGTCAGCTACCTGACGCAGTACCATTACCGCCGGCAGGGCGACCCGATCTTAGAGACTCTGCCGATTGCCGAGATCAAAGACGGCGCGCTCGTCGGGCCGCACATTCCGCGAATGCACGCGCTGCTCGCGCCGCTGGGCATCAACTTCCCTGAGCGCTTGCCTCTGAACCTCGCGTTCTTCCTGGCGATCCTGGCGTGTGTGCTGGTCTACGTCTTTCTCTGGAAGACCAAATGGGGTTACGAGCTGCGGGCCGTGGGCATCAACCCTTCGGCGGCGGAATACGGCGGCATCTCGGTTGCGCGAAACACGATTCTGGCGATGGCGCTATCGGGTATGCTCGCCGGCATGGTCGGCATCAACGAAGTGCTCGGATACCGCTATCGTTATTACGACGGCTTCTCCGCCGGCTTAGGCTTCACGGGCATCGCCGTGGCGCTGCTCGGGCGCAACCATCCGGTCGGGGTTTTTTTTGCGGCATTGCTGTTTGGCGCGCTCGACCGCTCCAAGCTGTTCATCGACATCTTCACTGATAAGATATCGAAAGACTGGGTGGTGATCCTGCAAGCGATCATCATTCTCTTTGTCGCCTGCGAAGCGGTCTTCCGTGGCGGCGCCCGGCGGCTGATGCGGGGGAAGGTGTGA
- a CDS encoding ABC transporter permease yields the protein MRNIINLSLLASMIRLATPLILAALGGLYSERSGVINIALEGIMLAGAFTAAAVTVFTHNPWIGMLTAMIAGLLVAGIHAVASIQFRANQVVVGTAINILFIGVPALVSGALFESTGSTPQLPREQTLPDWNIPGIDRIPVLSQLLSGHKPIVYIALLAVPITYYVLFRTRFGLRLRAVGENPEAADTAGVSVAGMRYAGVLLSGVLAGLGGAYLSIGQNSLFTRNMTAGRGFIALAALIFGKWHPVGAFLACLLFGLADAVAIRMQGVVNIPVQFIQIIPYVLTLVVLAGFIGRAIPPRAIGEPYVKETR from the coding sequence ATGCGAAACATCATCAATCTTTCATTGCTGGCATCAATGATCCGGCTGGCGACGCCGCTGATACTGGCGGCGCTCGGCGGCTTATATTCTGAGCGCAGCGGCGTCATCAACATCGCGCTCGAAGGCATCATGCTGGCGGGCGCATTCACGGCCGCGGCGGTCACAGTCTTCACGCACAACCCCTGGATCGGGATGCTGACGGCGATGATTGCTGGTTTACTGGTGGCCGGCATCCATGCAGTCGCTTCGATTCAGTTCCGTGCAAATCAGGTGGTTGTCGGCACCGCCATCAACATACTTTTCATCGGTGTGCCGGCGCTGGTCTCTGGCGCCTTGTTTGAATCTACAGGCTCGACGCCGCAATTGCCCCGCGAGCAGACGCTGCCGGATTGGAACATTCCCGGCATTGACCGTATCCCCGTCTTAAGCCAGTTGTTGTCAGGCCACAAACCCATCGTTTATATCGCCCTGCTGGCGGTGCCCATCACTTATTACGTGTTGTTTCGGACGCGCTTCGGTTTGCGTTTGCGCGCGGTCGGCGAGAACCCTGAGGCCGCCGACACCGCGGGCGTCAGCGTTGCGGGGATGCGCTATGCGGGCGTACTGCTGAGTGGCGTGCTTGCGGGGCTGGGCGGCGCTTACCTGTCCATCGGGCAGAACTCGCTGTTCACACGCAATATGACTGCCGGGCGGGGCTTCATTGCGCTGGCGGCGCTGATCTTCGGCAAATGGCACCCGGTGGGCGCGTTCCTGGCCTGCCTGTTATTCGGGCTCGCTGATGCCGTCGCGATTCGCATGCAGGGTGTCGTCAATATCCCCGTCCAGTTCATTCAGATCATCCCGTACGTGCTGACGCTGGTGGTGCTTGCCGGGTTCATCGGGCGCGCTATCCCGCCGCGCGCTATCGGCGAGCCTTATGTGAAAGAAACCCGCTAG
- a CDS encoding purine-nucleoside phosphorylase, with protein sequence MSIPLYDRATEAARYISAKILTRAPRAAIVLGSGLGGVADAIEAAIEIPYDEIPFFMRSTVEGHAGKLIAGSLGGVDVIAMRGRFHFYEGYGMEEVTFPVRVFAVMGIKTLVLTNAAGGTAPHLGPGSLMVITDHINMMGDNPLRGENDARFGPRFPDMTSVYTPEYIQIAHEVAREMGITLAEGVYLGLRGPSYETAAEVRLFTKFGGDALGMSTVPEAIVARHCQINLLAISCITNAAAGMTKQAINHEEVMEVGGRAGRQLGELIMRAVPRLVTTDPTDLTNDE encoded by the coding sequence ATGTCCATACCACTTTACGACAGAGCGACTGAGGCGGCGCGATACATCAGCGCAAAAATACTGACGCGCGCGCCGCGCGCTGCCATTGTCCTTGGGTCTGGCCTCGGCGGTGTCGCCGACGCCATCGAAGCCGCCATCGAAATTCCTTATGATGAGATTCCATTCTTCATGCGCTCAACGGTCGAGGGCCATGCCGGAAAATTGATCGCCGGCTCGCTCGGCGGCGTTGATGTGATTGCCATGCGTGGTCGCTTTCATTTTTATGAAGGCTACGGCATGGAAGAAGTGACCTTTCCGGTGCGCGTCTTCGCCGTAATGGGCATCAAGACACTGGTGCTGACGAACGCGGCGGGCGGCACCGCGCCGCACCTTGGGCCAGGGTCCCTGATGGTCATCACCGATCATATTAATATGATGGGCGACAATCCATTGCGTGGCGAGAATGATGCGCGCTTTGGCCCGCGCTTCCCTGATATGACGAGTGTGTATACGCCGGAGTATATCCAGATCGCTCACGAAGTGGCGCGCGAGATGGGGATCACCCTTGCGGAAGGTGTCTATCTGGGACTGCGCGGCCCATCGTATGAAACCGCTGCTGAAGTCAGACTATTTACGAAATTCGGCGGTGACGCGCTCGGCATGTCTACAGTCCCCGAAGCGATTGTCGCTCGCCACTGCCAGATCAACCTGCTCGCCATTTCCTGCATCACCAACGCTGCCGCCGGGATGACCAAACAAGCGATCAATCACGAAGAGGTTATGGAAGTCGGCGGGCGCGCCGGTCGTCAGCTCGGTGAGCTGATTATGCGAGCCGTGCCTCGACTGGTCACCACCGATCCAACCGATTTGACGAATGACGAGTAA
- a CDS encoding VWA domain-containing protein, which yields MRAIRYTFLAPLIALVLAPTAIIVEAQSGKGNVASRRTVTLNVIVHAPEGRNVTREDFDLYDGGNPQEIESFAKLDSGSRIVLMIDSSASLRAELPALQKAAEAVVDELFADDQMMIVGYNEAAEIVEDLTPDLKALQAASAKIIRKGVPNLYDALIAVSDSLAAAAKSGLEKRAIILVSDGYDSESKTKFADALRALQDENIVLYALQVSDRTHGALMRDKPKPPAALEQMTAATGGSVFPFDKAEDAAKSIADDLRKNWYRLVYVPAGVTTFDARRLLLMPHDEKIQMKTKSLHPSKLRPLH from the coding sequence ATGCGCGCGATCCGTTACACATTCCTCGCACCATTAATCGCTCTGGTTCTGGCCCCGACTGCGATCATTGTCGAGGCGCAGTCCGGCAAAGGCAACGTTGCCTCGCGACGGACGGTGACTCTAAACGTGATCGTCCACGCGCCCGAAGGGCGCAATGTGACACGTGAAGACTTTGACCTTTATGATGGCGGCAATCCGCAGGAGATCGAGAGCTTTGCGAAGCTCGACAGCGGTTCGCGCATCGTCCTGATGATCGACAGCAGCGCCTCGTTGCGGGCGGAACTGCCGGCCTTGCAGAAGGCTGCCGAGGCAGTTGTAGATGAGCTTTTTGCGGACGATCAAATGATGATCGTCGGTTATAACGAGGCGGCTGAGATTGTCGAAGACCTGACCCCCGACCTCAAAGCGTTGCAGGCCGCATCGGCGAAGATCATCCGCAAGGGTGTGCCGAACCTTTATGACGCGTTGATTGCGGTGTCGGACTCGCTGGCGGCAGCGGCAAAGTCTGGGCTAGAGAAGCGGGCCATCATACTTGTCAGCGATGGCTATGACAGTGAAAGCAAGACGAAGTTTGCCGACGCCCTGCGCGCCTTACAGGACGAAAACATTGTCCTTTATGCTTTGCAGGTTAGCGACCGGACGCACGGCGCGTTGATGCGCGATAAGCCGAAACCGCCAGCGGCTTTGGAACAGATGACCGCGGCGACTGGCGGTTCAGTCTTTCCTTTCGACAAAGCCGAAGATGCGGCCAAGAGCATTGCCGACGACCTGCGCAAAAACTGGTATCGTCTGGTTTATGTGCCGGCAGGGGTGACGACCTTCGACGCCCGGCGATTGTTGCTGATGCCGCATGACGAGAAGATTCAGATGAAAACCAAGAGCCTGCATCCATCCAAACTGCGCCCCTTACACTGA